In Entelurus aequoreus isolate RoL-2023_Sb linkage group LG13, RoL_Eaeq_v1.1, whole genome shotgun sequence, a genomic segment contains:
- the LOC133663856 gene encoding cartilage intermediate layer protein 1-like yields the protein MTSPNMIRWLYIMIVALLVGNEVQARTPGSGSPSDCWTKWLDRDNPSGKGDFETLLDLRREYPGYICQKPLQIDVETTSGAIVSSDVIFVSDTTTGFICLNSDQKKGQCLDYRVRFKCPLNFCLKDCWTPWFDRDNPSGTGDYETLKDLYNENPNKICQAPLAIEVQTTSGLSMYSTGDVVAVADTKSGFICRNSDQNTGMCSDYRVRFRCPLDYCQRKG from the exons ATGACATCTCCAAACATGATCAGATGG TTGTACATCATGATTGTGGCCCTGCTTGTAG gaAATGAAGTGCAAGCCAGGACACCGGGGAGCGGCTCTC CTTCTGATTGCTGGACTAAGTGGCTTgaccgggacaaccctagtgggaAAGGGGACTTTGAGACTCTACTTGACCTGCGCCGTGAATACCCAGGATACATCTGTCAAAAGCCACTCCAAATTGACGTTGAGACAACATCTGGAGCCATTGTGTCTTCAGATGTCATTTTTGT ATCTGACACAACCACAGGATTCATCTGCCTAAATTCAGACCAGAAAAAAGGCCAGTGCTTGGATTATCGTGTTCGATTTAAGTGCCCTCTCAATTTCTGCCTTAAAG ATTGCTGGACTCCTTGGTTTGATCGAGACAACCCCTCTGGTACTGGAGACTATGAGACTCTTAAGGACCTGTACAATGAAAATCCAAATAAAATCTGCCAAGCACCACTTGCTATTGAAGTCCAAACTACATCTGGGTTAAGCATGTATTCAACAGGCGATGTGGTTGCTGT AGCTGACACTAAAAGTGGGTTCATCTGTAGAAATTCAGACCAGAACACAGGAATGTGCTCTGATTATCGTGTACGTTTTAGATGTCCACTTGATTACTGCCAGCGCAAAG GTTAG